One genomic segment of Sminthopsis crassicaudata isolate SCR6 chromosome 2, ASM4859323v1, whole genome shotgun sequence includes these proteins:
- the LOC141556636 gene encoding DNA repair protein XRCC3-like isoform X2 — MYCYYFYFKFSYCYYYSYLSHLKQVRYKENIYPHFTDEESEIEKDKVKFFYSLQIYQQKEEFPVQHKKLGFGCSILNRLLRGGLPLVGISELVGQSSAGKTQIGLQLSLCVQYPYEYGGLESGVMYICTEDVFPDKRLQQLIALQHQLRTDVPGEIIKKIKFGNSIFIEHAADIDTLFECIAKRAPILLSRGMVRLIIIDSIAALFRCEFGIQQSITKAKYLQTLGAKLHQLSNEFQSPVLCINQITSTVDERGLAGTNMDVLEKVSPALGITWSNQLLMRLMVSRPSYEFSRDTDASTAGTVIRTLSVIFAPHLPQSCCHYIVNAEGVKGIE; from the exons atgtattgttattatttttattttaaattctcatattgttattattattcttatctcTCTCATTTGAAGCAGGTGAGGTATAAAGAGAATATTTACCCCCATTTCACGGATGAGGAATCTGAGATTGAGAAAGACAAAGTGAAATTCTTCTACT CACTTCAGATATATCAACAGAAAGAGGAATTCCCAGTACAGCATAAGAAACTCGGCTTTGGCTGTTCAATACTTAATAGACTTTTAAGAGGTGGTCTCCCCCTGGTGGGAATTTCAGAGCTTGTTGGACAGAGTTCGGCTGGGAAGACTCAGATTGGCCTTCAGCTCTCCCTCTGTGTGCAATATCCTTATGAGTATGGAGGACTAGAGTCAG GTGTGATGTATATTTGTACAGAGGATGTTTTCCCAGATAAGCGCTTACAGCAGCTAATAGCTCTACAGCATCAATTGAGGACAGATGTTCCAGGGGAGATcatcaagaaaattaaatttggCAACTCTATCTTCATTGAACATGCAGCAGACATA GACACGTTGTTTGAGTGCATTGCTAAGAGAGCTCCCATCTTGTTATCTCGGGGAATGGTCCGCTTGATCATCATTGACTCCATAGCTGCTCTGTTTCGCTGTGAATTTGGTATCCAGCAGTCCATTACAAAAGCCAAATATTTACAAACCCTTGGGGCAAAATTGCACCAATTAAGCAATGAATTCCAAAGCCCAGTATTGTGCATTAATCAG ATAACAAGTACAGTGGATGAAAGAGGCCTTGCTGGAACGAATATGGA TGTACTTGAGAAAGTTTCTCCAGCCCTTGGAATAACCTGGTCCAATCAACTACTAATGAGGCTGATGGTCAGTCGCCCATCCTATGAGTTTTCCAGAGATACAGATGCCTCAACTGCTGGAACTGTTATTAGGACACTGAGTGTTATTTTTGCACCACATCTGCCCCAGTCCTGTTGTCACTACATAGTCAATGCAGAAGGTGTAAAAGGAATAGAGTAA
- the LOC141556636 gene encoding DNA repair protein XRCC3-like isoform X3: MDWDQLELNPKVITAVKKALQIYQQKEEFPVQHKKLGFGCSILNRLLRGGLPLVGISELVGQSSAGKTQIGLQLSLCVQYPYEYGGLESGVMYICTEDVFPDKRLQQLIALQHQLRTDVPGEIIKKIKFGNSIFIEHAADIDTLFECIAKRAPILLSRGMVRLIIIDSIAALFRCEFGIQQSITKAKYLQTLGAKLHQLSNEFQSPVLCINQITSTVDERGLAGTNMDVLEKVSPALGITWSNQLLMRLMVSRPSYEFSRDTDASTAGTVIRTLSVIFAPHLPQSCCHYIVNAEGVKGIE; the protein is encoded by the exons CACTTCAGATATATCAACAGAAAGAGGAATTCCCAGTACAGCATAAGAAACTCGGCTTTGGCTGTTCAATACTTAATAGACTTTTAAGAGGTGGTCTCCCCCTGGTGGGAATTTCAGAGCTTGTTGGACAGAGTTCGGCTGGGAAGACTCAGATTGGCCTTCAGCTCTCCCTCTGTGTGCAATATCCTTATGAGTATGGAGGACTAGAGTCAG GTGTGATGTATATTTGTACAGAGGATGTTTTCCCAGATAAGCGCTTACAGCAGCTAATAGCTCTACAGCATCAATTGAGGACAGATGTTCCAGGGGAGATcatcaagaaaattaaatttggCAACTCTATCTTCATTGAACATGCAGCAGACATA GACACGTTGTTTGAGTGCATTGCTAAGAGAGCTCCCATCTTGTTATCTCGGGGAATGGTCCGCTTGATCATCATTGACTCCATAGCTGCTCTGTTTCGCTGTGAATTTGGTATCCAGCAGTCCATTACAAAAGCCAAATATTTACAAACCCTTGGGGCAAAATTGCACCAATTAAGCAATGAATTCCAAAGCCCAGTATTGTGCATTAATCAG ATAACAAGTACAGTGGATGAAAGAGGCCTTGCTGGAACGAATATGGA TGTACTTGAGAAAGTTTCTCCAGCCCTTGGAATAACCTGGTCCAATCAACTACTAATGAGGCTGATGGTCAGTCGCCCATCCTATGAGTTTTCCAGAGATACAGATGCCTCAACTGCTGGAACTGTTATTAGGACACTGAGTGTTATTTTTGCACCACATCTGCCCCAGTCCTGTTGTCACTACATAGTCAATGCAGAAGGTGTAAAAGGAATAGAGTAA